A region of Drosophila mauritiana strain mau12 chromosome 3L, ASM438214v1, whole genome shotgun sequence DNA encodes the following proteins:
- the LOC117139376 gene encoding JNK-interacting protein 3 isoform X1, with translation MMDNDDALLNNGGPQSGAETVYGTEDNNMVMSEKNEQVVSIVQQLAGSIYQEFERMINRYDEDVVKNLMPLLVNVLECLDASYRINQEQDVEVELLREDNEQLVTQYEREKSARKQSEQKLLEAEDLAEQENKELATRLESVESIVRMLELKHKNSLEHASRLEEREADLKKEYNKLHERYTELFKNHVDYMERTKMLMGSTHSQMSTASERMDVSRARLNPVARSSGPVSYGFASLENSVMLDTETICSVGSQSDDSGPPSLQNELDNLSGTVERGAVTDALQQQHQATSPQSPDSSPVVPNVPTNVGRSTTKKEQRSDNNLYQELSFQDNEESEENEIVTGSWVHPGEYASSANDNYFGMGKEVENLIMENNELLATKNALNIVKDDLIVKVDELTGEVEIVREELNAMQQSRTKLRQRISELEDELKKAKEQVKQQNTEQEENDVPLAQRKRFTRVEMAMVLMERNQYKERLMELQEAVRLTEILRASRTVDSLDRKSKQSIWKYFSNLFTPSNRPTERVADGLGGGPMFRHTGGGSPAHSHGSPSRGSGGGDNRLALTSGQPPVHPASAGLANALIMPKDYAEEGSSERISARRREQYRQLRAHVQKEDGRLHAYGWSLPINKASQEANPNRHSGGVPVPVYCNPLAEASPHMKVFCAAGVNLHGGFTKNGQSLIPANSPYAPKSTLKIAEITSPTADQSMEALDRQMARVSLETLEPETQLSSFVWICTSTHAASTVSVVDANQSATVLDAFPICASHLLCIASVQGAMESDYALLEQSEVVKAGEMLQRPGEGAELLGKVEFVRVKPKSDDEQNSNAKQQQEEEEAKEATEKSNEQLPAVSAEEPLGNVEAIKIRQPLPGAPQRLSTDGNQTNNNNNSSSSNLLFATKSLNPILGTKDRDEPAMSSVGPTMWLGAQDGWLYVHSSVGRWHECLHRVLLPDAVLAIVHVEARVVVALANAQLAVFRRQTDGQWDLNSYHLVTLGDRNHSIRCLCVAGERIWAAHRNKIFIVDPVSLNIVHSLDAHPRKESQVRQMAATGAGVWVSIRLDSTLRLYNTHTFEHKQDVDIEPYVSKMLGTGKLGFSFVRITALMVSCNRLWIGTSNGVIISVPLAEVQPKSSSDPHGQMPLCCMANAQLSFHGHRDAVKFFVSVPMLQQPNLNGGLTFTNKRPDMLVMCGGEGYIDFRINDNDMENSIQLEPNQTIENRGDKSYLIVWHVSQR, from the exons ATGATGGACAACGATGATGCACTGCTCAACAATGGAGGACCACAGTCCGGAGCTGAAACCGTCTACGGCACCGAGGACAACAACATGGTCATGTCGGAGAAG AATGAACAGGTTGTCAGCATC GTCCAACAACTGGCGGGCAGTATTTATCAGGAATTCGAGCGGATGATCAATCGCTATGACGAGGATGTGGTGAAGAACCTAATGCCGTTGCTCGTGAACGTGCTGGAGTGCCTGGATGCCTCCTATCGCATCAATCAGGAGCAGGACGTGGAGGTGGAGCTGCTGCGTGAGGACAACGAGCAGCTGGTGACACAATATGAGCGGGAAAAGAGCGCCCGCAAGCAGTCCGAACAGAAG CTATTGGAAGCCGAGGATCTGGCCGAGCAGGAGAACAAGGAGCTAGCCACGCGCCTGGAATCGGTGGAGAGCATTGTGCGAATGCTGGAACTGAAGCACAAGAACAGTCTGGAGCACGCCAGTCGTTTGGAAGAGCGGGAGGCGGATCTCAAGAAG GAATATAACAAACTGCACGAGCGGTACACAGAGCTGTTCAAAAACCATGTGGACTACATGGAGCGCACTAAGATGCTGATGGGCTCAACGCACTCCCAAATGAGCACCGCCTCCGAACGCATGGATGTGAGCCGAGCGAGACTGAATCCCGTGGCTCGCAGCTCGGGACCCGTTTCCTATGGCTTCGCCTCGCTGGAGAATTCGGTGATGCTGGACACGGAGACCATTTGCAGTGTGGGCAGCCAGTCGGATGACTCTGGTCCGCCCTCGCTGCAGAACGAGCTGGACAATCTCAGTGGGACGGTGGAGCGTGGAGCTGTCACCGAtgcactgcagcagcagcaccaggcCACCTCGCCCCAGAGTCCCGACAGCAGTCCCGTTGTGCCAAATGTGCCCACAAATG TTGGTCGCTCGACTACCAAAAAGGAGCAGCGCTCGGATAACAATCTCTACCAAGAGCTGTCCTTCCAGGACAACGAGGAGAGTGAAGAGAATGAGATTGTAACAG GCAGCTGGGTCCATCCTGGAGAGTATGCGTCCTCAG CTAACGACAACTATTTTG GCATGGGCAAGGAGGTTGAAAATCTTATCATGGAAAACAATGAGCTGCTGGCCACCAA AAATGCGCTCAATATTGTCAAGGATGATTTAATTGTCAAAGTGGATGAGCTCACTGGAGAGGTTGAAATCGTGCGCGAGGAGCTCAATGCCATGCAACAATCGAGGACCAAGTTGAGGCAGCGCATCAGTGAGCTGGAGGATGAGCTGAAGAAGGCCAAGGAGCAGGTCAAGCAGCAAA ACACTGAGCAAGAGGAGAATGATGTGCCGCTGGCACAACGCAAGAGATTCACCCGTGTGGAAATGGCCATGGTGCTAATGGAGCGCAATCAGTACAAGGAGCGTTTAATGGAGCTGCAGGAGGCAGTGCGTCTTACAGAAATACTCCGCGCCTCGCGTACCGTAGATAGTTTAGACAGAAAGTCCAAGCAGAGCATTTGGAAGTACTTTAGTAATCTTTTTAC CCCCTCCAACCGCCCAACGGAACGCGTTGCGGACGGTCTCGGAGGGGGGCCGATGTTTCGTCACACCGGCGGAGGAAGCCCTGCCCACAGCCATGGATCCCCTAGCCGAGGAAGTGGAGGTGGCGACAATCGCCTGGCCCTAACCAGCGGCCAGCCGCCCGTGCATCCGGCCAGCGCTGGTCTTGCCAACGCACTCATTATGCCGAAAGACTATGCCGAGGAAGGCAGTTCCGAGAGGATAAGTGCAAGGAGGCGGGAACAGTACCGCCAACTACGAGCCCATGTCCAAAAGGAGGATGGGCGGCTGCATGCCTACGGTTGGAGTCTGCCGATTAACAAGGCCAGCCAGGAGGCGAATCCCAACCGGCATTCAGGAGGTGTACCGGTACCCGTATATTGTAATCCCCTGGCGGAGGCATCGCCCCACATGAAGGTGTTTTGTGCGGCAGGCGTTAACCTACACGGCGGCTTCACAAAGAATGGGCAATCACTGATACCTGCCAACTCACCATATGCTCCAAAATCTACGCTCAAGATAGCTGAGATAACCAGTCCCACGGCGGATCAGAGCATGGAGGCTTTGGACAGGCAGATGGCGAGGGTCAGCCTGGAGACGCTGGAGCCCGAGACGCAACTCAGTTCGTTCGTTTGGATATGCACAAGCACACATGCTGCCAGCACAGTCAGTGTGGTAGATGCCAATCAATCGGCCACTGTGCTCGATGCCTTTCCCATCTGCGCGTCGCATTTGCTTTGCATTGCCTCCGTGCAAGGAGCGATGGAGAGCGACTACGCCTTGCTGGAGCAATCGGAAGTGGTCAAGGCGGGCGAGATGCTGCAGCGACCGGGCGAGGGTGCTGAGCTATTGGGCAAAGTGGAGTTTGTGCGAGTGAAACCAAAGTCGGACGATGAGCAGAACAGCAATGCGAAGCAacagcaggaggaggaggaggcgaaGGAAGCCACAGAGAAATCCAACGAGCAGCTGCCGGCTGTGAGTGCCGAAGAGCCACTTGGCAATGTGGAGGCCATTAAAATACGCCAGCCACTGCCAGGAGCTCCCCAGCGATTGTCCACAGATGGCAACCAgactaacaacaacaataacagcagcagcagcaatctATTGTTTGCCACCAAATCGCTGAACCCCATACTGGGGACCAAGGATCGTGATGAACCGGCAATGAGCTCTGTAGGTCCCACAATGTGGCTGGGCGCCCAGGATGGCTGGCTGTACGTGCACAGCAGCGTGGGAAGGTGGCACGAGTGCCTGCACCGAGTTCTCCTGCCGGATGCTGTGCTAGCGATTGTACACGTAGAGGCGAGGGTCGTTGTGGCGCTGGCCAATGCCCAACTGGCAGTGTTCCGCCGCCAGACAGACGGCCAATGGGATCTGAATAGCTATCACCTGGTGACGCTCGGTGATCGCAACCATTCGATACGTTGCCTCTGTGTGGCTGGCGAGCGCATTTGGGCCGCTCACCGCAACAAGATCTTCATCGTGGACCCCGTATCGCTCAACATTGTGCATTCGCTGGACGCGCATCCGCGAAAGGAGAGCCAGGTGCGTCAGATGGCGGCCACGGGAGCTGGTGTCTGGGTATCGATCAG ACTCGACTCCACGCTGCGGCTGTACAACACGCACACGTTCGAGCACAAGCAGGACGTGGACATTGAGCCGTACGTGTCCAAGATGCTCGGCACCGGCAAGCTGGGCTTTAGCTTCGTCCGCATCACCGCCCTAATGGTGTCCTGCAACCGGCTGTGGATCGGCACCAGTAACGGCGTGATCATCTCAGTGCCGCTAGCCGAAGTTCAGCCCAAGTCATCAT CCGATCCCCATGGTCAGATGCCGCTCTGTTGCATGGCCAACGCTCAACTTTCCTTCCACGGCCACCGGGATGCGGTCAAATTCTTCGTATCGGTGCCCATGCTGCAGCAGCCCAATCTCAATGGTGGACTGACCTTCACCAACAAGCGACCCGATATGCTGGTCATGTGCGGCGGCGAGGGCTACATCGATTTTCGCATAA ACGATAACGACATGGAGAACAGTATTCAACTGGAACCAAACCAAACGATCGAGAATCGAGGCGATAAGAGTTACTTGATCGTGTGGCACGTTAGTCAGCGTTAA
- the LOC117139376 gene encoding JNK-interacting protein 3 isoform X3 — protein MMDNDDALLNNGGPQSGAETVYGTEDNNMVMSEKNEQVVSIVQQLAGSIYQEFERMINRYDEDVVKNLMPLLVNVLECLDASYRINQEQDVEVELLREDNEQLVTQYEREKSARKQSEQKLLEAEDLAEQENKELATRLESVESIVRMLELKHKNSLEHASRLEEREADLKKEYNKLHERYTELFKNHVDYMERTKMLMGSTHSQMSTASERMDVSRARLNPVARSSGPVSYGFASLENSVMLDTETICSVGSQSDDSGPPSLQNELDNLSGTVERGAVTDALQQQHQATSPQSPDSSPVVPNVPTNVGRSTTKKEQRSDNNLYQELSFQDNEESEENEIVTGSWVHPGEYASSGMGKEVENLIMENNELLATKNALNIVKDDLIVKVDELTGEVEIVREELNAMQQSRTKLRQRISELEDELKKAKEQVKQQNTEQEENDVPLAQRKRFTRVEMAMVLMERNQYKERLMELQEAVRLTEILRASRTVDSLDRKSKQSIWKYFSNLFTPSNRPTERVADGLGGGPMFRHTGGGSPAHSHGSPSRGSGGGDNRLALTSGQPPVHPASAGLANALIMPKDYAEEGSSERISARRREQYRQLRAHVQKEDGRLHAYGWSLPINKASQEANPNRHSGGVPVPVYCNPLAEASPHMKVFCAAGVNLHGGFTKNGQSLIPANSPYAPKSTLKIAEITSPTADQSMEALDRQMARVSLETLEPETQLSSFVWICTSTHAASTVSVVDANQSATVLDAFPICASHLLCIASVQGAMESDYALLEQSEVVKAGEMLQRPGEGAELLGKVEFVRVKPKSDDEQNSNAKQQQEEEEAKEATEKSNEQLPAVSAEEPLGNVEAIKIRQPLPGAPQRLSTDGNQTNNNNNSSSSNLLFATKSLNPILGTKDRDEPAMSSVGPTMWLGAQDGWLYVHSSVGRWHECLHRVLLPDAVLAIVHVEARVVVALANAQLAVFRRQTDGQWDLNSYHLVTLGDRNHSIRCLCVAGERIWAAHRNKIFIVDPVSLNIVHSLDAHPRKESQVRQMAATGAGVWVSIRLDSTLRLYNTHTFEHKQDVDIEPYVSKMLGTGKLGFSFVRITALMVSCNRLWIGTSNGVIISVPLAEVQPKSSSDPHGQMPLCCMANAQLSFHGHRDAVKFFVSVPMLQQPNLNGGLTFTNKRPDMLVMCGGEGYIDFRINDNDMENSIQLEPNQTIENRGDKSYLIVWHVSQR, from the exons ATGATGGACAACGATGATGCACTGCTCAACAATGGAGGACCACAGTCCGGAGCTGAAACCGTCTACGGCACCGAGGACAACAACATGGTCATGTCGGAGAAG AATGAACAGGTTGTCAGCATC GTCCAACAACTGGCGGGCAGTATTTATCAGGAATTCGAGCGGATGATCAATCGCTATGACGAGGATGTGGTGAAGAACCTAATGCCGTTGCTCGTGAACGTGCTGGAGTGCCTGGATGCCTCCTATCGCATCAATCAGGAGCAGGACGTGGAGGTGGAGCTGCTGCGTGAGGACAACGAGCAGCTGGTGACACAATATGAGCGGGAAAAGAGCGCCCGCAAGCAGTCCGAACAGAAG CTATTGGAAGCCGAGGATCTGGCCGAGCAGGAGAACAAGGAGCTAGCCACGCGCCTGGAATCGGTGGAGAGCATTGTGCGAATGCTGGAACTGAAGCACAAGAACAGTCTGGAGCACGCCAGTCGTTTGGAAGAGCGGGAGGCGGATCTCAAGAAG GAATATAACAAACTGCACGAGCGGTACACAGAGCTGTTCAAAAACCATGTGGACTACATGGAGCGCACTAAGATGCTGATGGGCTCAACGCACTCCCAAATGAGCACCGCCTCCGAACGCATGGATGTGAGCCGAGCGAGACTGAATCCCGTGGCTCGCAGCTCGGGACCCGTTTCCTATGGCTTCGCCTCGCTGGAGAATTCGGTGATGCTGGACACGGAGACCATTTGCAGTGTGGGCAGCCAGTCGGATGACTCTGGTCCGCCCTCGCTGCAGAACGAGCTGGACAATCTCAGTGGGACGGTGGAGCGTGGAGCTGTCACCGAtgcactgcagcagcagcaccaggcCACCTCGCCCCAGAGTCCCGACAGCAGTCCCGTTGTGCCAAATGTGCCCACAAATG TTGGTCGCTCGACTACCAAAAAGGAGCAGCGCTCGGATAACAATCTCTACCAAGAGCTGTCCTTCCAGGACAACGAGGAGAGTGAAGAGAATGAGATTGTAACAG GCAGCTGGGTCCATCCTGGAGAGTATGCGTCCTCAG GCATGGGCAAGGAGGTTGAAAATCTTATCATGGAAAACAATGAGCTGCTGGCCACCAA AAATGCGCTCAATATTGTCAAGGATGATTTAATTGTCAAAGTGGATGAGCTCACTGGAGAGGTTGAAATCGTGCGCGAGGAGCTCAATGCCATGCAACAATCGAGGACCAAGTTGAGGCAGCGCATCAGTGAGCTGGAGGATGAGCTGAAGAAGGCCAAGGAGCAGGTCAAGCAGCAAA ACACTGAGCAAGAGGAGAATGATGTGCCGCTGGCACAACGCAAGAGATTCACCCGTGTGGAAATGGCCATGGTGCTAATGGAGCGCAATCAGTACAAGGAGCGTTTAATGGAGCTGCAGGAGGCAGTGCGTCTTACAGAAATACTCCGCGCCTCGCGTACCGTAGATAGTTTAGACAGAAAGTCCAAGCAGAGCATTTGGAAGTACTTTAGTAATCTTTTTAC CCCCTCCAACCGCCCAACGGAACGCGTTGCGGACGGTCTCGGAGGGGGGCCGATGTTTCGTCACACCGGCGGAGGAAGCCCTGCCCACAGCCATGGATCCCCTAGCCGAGGAAGTGGAGGTGGCGACAATCGCCTGGCCCTAACCAGCGGCCAGCCGCCCGTGCATCCGGCCAGCGCTGGTCTTGCCAACGCACTCATTATGCCGAAAGACTATGCCGAGGAAGGCAGTTCCGAGAGGATAAGTGCAAGGAGGCGGGAACAGTACCGCCAACTACGAGCCCATGTCCAAAAGGAGGATGGGCGGCTGCATGCCTACGGTTGGAGTCTGCCGATTAACAAGGCCAGCCAGGAGGCGAATCCCAACCGGCATTCAGGAGGTGTACCGGTACCCGTATATTGTAATCCCCTGGCGGAGGCATCGCCCCACATGAAGGTGTTTTGTGCGGCAGGCGTTAACCTACACGGCGGCTTCACAAAGAATGGGCAATCACTGATACCTGCCAACTCACCATATGCTCCAAAATCTACGCTCAAGATAGCTGAGATAACCAGTCCCACGGCGGATCAGAGCATGGAGGCTTTGGACAGGCAGATGGCGAGGGTCAGCCTGGAGACGCTGGAGCCCGAGACGCAACTCAGTTCGTTCGTTTGGATATGCACAAGCACACATGCTGCCAGCACAGTCAGTGTGGTAGATGCCAATCAATCGGCCACTGTGCTCGATGCCTTTCCCATCTGCGCGTCGCATTTGCTTTGCATTGCCTCCGTGCAAGGAGCGATGGAGAGCGACTACGCCTTGCTGGAGCAATCGGAAGTGGTCAAGGCGGGCGAGATGCTGCAGCGACCGGGCGAGGGTGCTGAGCTATTGGGCAAAGTGGAGTTTGTGCGAGTGAAACCAAAGTCGGACGATGAGCAGAACAGCAATGCGAAGCAacagcaggaggaggaggaggcgaaGGAAGCCACAGAGAAATCCAACGAGCAGCTGCCGGCTGTGAGTGCCGAAGAGCCACTTGGCAATGTGGAGGCCATTAAAATACGCCAGCCACTGCCAGGAGCTCCCCAGCGATTGTCCACAGATGGCAACCAgactaacaacaacaataacagcagcagcagcaatctATTGTTTGCCACCAAATCGCTGAACCCCATACTGGGGACCAAGGATCGTGATGAACCGGCAATGAGCTCTGTAGGTCCCACAATGTGGCTGGGCGCCCAGGATGGCTGGCTGTACGTGCACAGCAGCGTGGGAAGGTGGCACGAGTGCCTGCACCGAGTTCTCCTGCCGGATGCTGTGCTAGCGATTGTACACGTAGAGGCGAGGGTCGTTGTGGCGCTGGCCAATGCCCAACTGGCAGTGTTCCGCCGCCAGACAGACGGCCAATGGGATCTGAATAGCTATCACCTGGTGACGCTCGGTGATCGCAACCATTCGATACGTTGCCTCTGTGTGGCTGGCGAGCGCATTTGGGCCGCTCACCGCAACAAGATCTTCATCGTGGACCCCGTATCGCTCAACATTGTGCATTCGCTGGACGCGCATCCGCGAAAGGAGAGCCAGGTGCGTCAGATGGCGGCCACGGGAGCTGGTGTCTGGGTATCGATCAG ACTCGACTCCACGCTGCGGCTGTACAACACGCACACGTTCGAGCACAAGCAGGACGTGGACATTGAGCCGTACGTGTCCAAGATGCTCGGCACCGGCAAGCTGGGCTTTAGCTTCGTCCGCATCACCGCCCTAATGGTGTCCTGCAACCGGCTGTGGATCGGCACCAGTAACGGCGTGATCATCTCAGTGCCGCTAGCCGAAGTTCAGCCCAAGTCATCAT CCGATCCCCATGGTCAGATGCCGCTCTGTTGCATGGCCAACGCTCAACTTTCCTTCCACGGCCACCGGGATGCGGTCAAATTCTTCGTATCGGTGCCCATGCTGCAGCAGCCCAATCTCAATGGTGGACTGACCTTCACCAACAAGCGACCCGATATGCTGGTCATGTGCGGCGGCGAGGGCTACATCGATTTTCGCATAA ACGATAACGACATGGAGAACAGTATTCAACTGGAACCAAACCAAACGATCGAGAATCGAGGCGATAAGAGTTACTTGATCGTGTGGCACGTTAGTCAGCGTTAA
- the LOC117139376 gene encoding JNK-interacting protein 3 isoform X5, whose product MMDNDDALLNNGGPQSGAETVYGTEDNNMVMSEKNEQVVSIVQQLAGSIYQEFERMINRYDEDVVKNLMPLLVNVLECLDASYRINQEQDVEVELLREDNEQLVTQYEREKSARKQSEQKLLEAEDLAEQENKELATRLESVESIVRMLELKHKNSLEHASRLEEREADLKKEYNKLHERYTELFKNHVDYMERTKMLMGSTHSQMSTASERMDVSRARLNPVARSSGPVSYGFASLENSVMLDTETICSVGSQSDDSGPPSLQNELDNLSGTVERGAVTDALQQQHQATSPQSPDSSPVVPNVPTNVGRSTTKKEQRSDNNLYQELSFQDNEESEENEIVTGSWVHPGEYASSANDNYFGMGKEVENLIMENNELLATKNALNIVKDDLIVKVDELTGEVEIVREELNAMQQSRTKLRQRISELEDELKKAKEQVKQQNTEQEENDVPLAQRKRFTRVEMAMVLMERNQYKERLMELQEAVRLTEILRASRTVDSLDRKSKQSIWKYFSNLFTPSNRPTERVADGLGGGPMFRHTGGGSPAHSHGSPSRGSGGGDNRLALTSGQPPVHPASAGLANALIMPKDYAEEGSSERISARRREQYRQLRAHVQKEDGRLHAYGWSLPINKASQEANPNRHSGGVPVPVYCNPLAEASPHMKVFCAAGVNLHGGFTKNGQSLIPANSPYAPKSTLKIAEITSPTADQSMEALDRQMARVSLETLEPETQLSSFVWICTSTHAASTVSVVDANQSATVLDAFPICASHLLCIASVQGAMESDYALLEQSEVVKAGEMLQRPGEGAELLGKVEFVRVKPKSDDEQNSNAKQQQEEEEAKEATEKSNEQLPAVSAEEPLGNVEAIKIRQPLPGAPQRLSTDGNQTNNNNNSSSSNLLFATKSLNPILGTKDRDEPAMSSVGPTMWLGAQDGWLYVHSSVGRWHECLHRVLLPDAVLAIVHVEARVVVALANAQLAVFRRQTDGQWDLNSYHLVTLGDRNHSIRCLCVAGERIWAAHRNKIFIVDPVSLNIVHSLDAHPRKESQVRQMAATGAGVWVSIRLDSTLRLYNTHTFEHKQDVDIEPYVSKMLGTGKLGFSFVRITALMVSCNRLWIGTSNGVIISVPLAEVQPKSSSDPHGQMPLCCMANAQLSFHGHRDAVKFFVSVPMLQQPNLNGGLTFTNKRPDMLVMCGGEGYIDFRIRHDKFDASDNAAHLIVWKVDTR is encoded by the exons ATGATGGACAACGATGATGCACTGCTCAACAATGGAGGACCACAGTCCGGAGCTGAAACCGTCTACGGCACCGAGGACAACAACATGGTCATGTCGGAGAAG AATGAACAGGTTGTCAGCATC GTCCAACAACTGGCGGGCAGTATTTATCAGGAATTCGAGCGGATGATCAATCGCTATGACGAGGATGTGGTGAAGAACCTAATGCCGTTGCTCGTGAACGTGCTGGAGTGCCTGGATGCCTCCTATCGCATCAATCAGGAGCAGGACGTGGAGGTGGAGCTGCTGCGTGAGGACAACGAGCAGCTGGTGACACAATATGAGCGGGAAAAGAGCGCCCGCAAGCAGTCCGAACAGAAG CTATTGGAAGCCGAGGATCTGGCCGAGCAGGAGAACAAGGAGCTAGCCACGCGCCTGGAATCGGTGGAGAGCATTGTGCGAATGCTGGAACTGAAGCACAAGAACAGTCTGGAGCACGCCAGTCGTTTGGAAGAGCGGGAGGCGGATCTCAAGAAG GAATATAACAAACTGCACGAGCGGTACACAGAGCTGTTCAAAAACCATGTGGACTACATGGAGCGCACTAAGATGCTGATGGGCTCAACGCACTCCCAAATGAGCACCGCCTCCGAACGCATGGATGTGAGCCGAGCGAGACTGAATCCCGTGGCTCGCAGCTCGGGACCCGTTTCCTATGGCTTCGCCTCGCTGGAGAATTCGGTGATGCTGGACACGGAGACCATTTGCAGTGTGGGCAGCCAGTCGGATGACTCTGGTCCGCCCTCGCTGCAGAACGAGCTGGACAATCTCAGTGGGACGGTGGAGCGTGGAGCTGTCACCGAtgcactgcagcagcagcaccaggcCACCTCGCCCCAGAGTCCCGACAGCAGTCCCGTTGTGCCAAATGTGCCCACAAATG TTGGTCGCTCGACTACCAAAAAGGAGCAGCGCTCGGATAACAATCTCTACCAAGAGCTGTCCTTCCAGGACAACGAGGAGAGTGAAGAGAATGAGATTGTAACAG GCAGCTGGGTCCATCCTGGAGAGTATGCGTCCTCAG CTAACGACAACTATTTTG GCATGGGCAAGGAGGTTGAAAATCTTATCATGGAAAACAATGAGCTGCTGGCCACCAA AAATGCGCTCAATATTGTCAAGGATGATTTAATTGTCAAAGTGGATGAGCTCACTGGAGAGGTTGAAATCGTGCGCGAGGAGCTCAATGCCATGCAACAATCGAGGACCAAGTTGAGGCAGCGCATCAGTGAGCTGGAGGATGAGCTGAAGAAGGCCAAGGAGCAGGTCAAGCAGCAAA ACACTGAGCAAGAGGAGAATGATGTGCCGCTGGCACAACGCAAGAGATTCACCCGTGTGGAAATGGCCATGGTGCTAATGGAGCGCAATCAGTACAAGGAGCGTTTAATGGAGCTGCAGGAGGCAGTGCGTCTTACAGAAATACTCCGCGCCTCGCGTACCGTAGATAGTTTAGACAGAAAGTCCAAGCAGAGCATTTGGAAGTACTTTAGTAATCTTTTTAC CCCCTCCAACCGCCCAACGGAACGCGTTGCGGACGGTCTCGGAGGGGGGCCGATGTTTCGTCACACCGGCGGAGGAAGCCCTGCCCACAGCCATGGATCCCCTAGCCGAGGAAGTGGAGGTGGCGACAATCGCCTGGCCCTAACCAGCGGCCAGCCGCCCGTGCATCCGGCCAGCGCTGGTCTTGCCAACGCACTCATTATGCCGAAAGACTATGCCGAGGAAGGCAGTTCCGAGAGGATAAGTGCAAGGAGGCGGGAACAGTACCGCCAACTACGAGCCCATGTCCAAAAGGAGGATGGGCGGCTGCATGCCTACGGTTGGAGTCTGCCGATTAACAAGGCCAGCCAGGAGGCGAATCCCAACCGGCATTCAGGAGGTGTACCGGTACCCGTATATTGTAATCCCCTGGCGGAGGCATCGCCCCACATGAAGGTGTTTTGTGCGGCAGGCGTTAACCTACACGGCGGCTTCACAAAGAATGGGCAATCACTGATACCTGCCAACTCACCATATGCTCCAAAATCTACGCTCAAGATAGCTGAGATAACCAGTCCCACGGCGGATCAGAGCATGGAGGCTTTGGACAGGCAGATGGCGAGGGTCAGCCTGGAGACGCTGGAGCCCGAGACGCAACTCAGTTCGTTCGTTTGGATATGCACAAGCACACATGCTGCCAGCACAGTCAGTGTGGTAGATGCCAATCAATCGGCCACTGTGCTCGATGCCTTTCCCATCTGCGCGTCGCATTTGCTTTGCATTGCCTCCGTGCAAGGAGCGATGGAGAGCGACTACGCCTTGCTGGAGCAATCGGAAGTGGTCAAGGCGGGCGAGATGCTGCAGCGACCGGGCGAGGGTGCTGAGCTATTGGGCAAAGTGGAGTTTGTGCGAGTGAAACCAAAGTCGGACGATGAGCAGAACAGCAATGCGAAGCAacagcaggaggaggaggaggcgaaGGAAGCCACAGAGAAATCCAACGAGCAGCTGCCGGCTGTGAGTGCCGAAGAGCCACTTGGCAATGTGGAGGCCATTAAAATACGCCAGCCACTGCCAGGAGCTCCCCAGCGATTGTCCACAGATGGCAACCAgactaacaacaacaataacagcagcagcagcaatctATTGTTTGCCACCAAATCGCTGAACCCCATACTGGGGACCAAGGATCGTGATGAACCGGCAATGAGCTCTGTAGGTCCCACAATGTGGCTGGGCGCCCAGGATGGCTGGCTGTACGTGCACAGCAGCGTGGGAAGGTGGCACGAGTGCCTGCACCGAGTTCTCCTGCCGGATGCTGTGCTAGCGATTGTACACGTAGAGGCGAGGGTCGTTGTGGCGCTGGCCAATGCCCAACTGGCAGTGTTCCGCCGCCAGACAGACGGCCAATGGGATCTGAATAGCTATCACCTGGTGACGCTCGGTGATCGCAACCATTCGATACGTTGCCTCTGTGTGGCTGGCGAGCGCATTTGGGCCGCTCACCGCAACAAGATCTTCATCGTGGACCCCGTATCGCTCAACATTGTGCATTCGCTGGACGCGCATCCGCGAAAGGAGAGCCAGGTGCGTCAGATGGCGGCCACGGGAGCTGGTGTCTGGGTATCGATCAG ACTCGACTCCACGCTGCGGCTGTACAACACGCACACGTTCGAGCACAAGCAGGACGTGGACATTGAGCCGTACGTGTCCAAGATGCTCGGCACCGGCAAGCTGGGCTTTAGCTTCGTCCGCATCACCGCCCTAATGGTGTCCTGCAACCGGCTGTGGATCGGCACCAGTAACGGCGTGATCATCTCAGTGCCGCTAGCCGAAGTTCAGCCCAAGTCATCAT CCGATCCCCATGGTCAGATGCCGCTCTGTTGCATGGCCAACGCTCAACTTTCCTTCCACGGCCACCGGGATGCGGTCAAATTCTTCGTATCGGTGCCCATGCTGCAGCAGCCCAATCTCAATGGTGGACTGACCTTCACCAACAAGCGACCCGATATGCTGGTCATGTGCGGCGGCGAGGGCTACATCGATTTTCGCATAA GACATGATAAGTTTGATGCTAGTGATAATGCAGCGCACTTGATAGTTTGGAAAGTCGATAC ACGATAA